The Deltaproteobacteria bacterium genome window below encodes:
- a CDS encoding transposase: LAVGDGGLGFWAALREVFPETKEQRCWVHKTQNILEKLPKSMQSKVKSRIKDMYMAESKEKALKAYHEFIKLYGDKYPKAVECLRKDKDVLFTFYDFPAPHWIHIRTTNPIESTFATVRLRTKRTKGCGSRIATLTMVFKLIKEAEKRWHRIKRYNLIHLIMEGKRFINGELLKVV; the protein is encoded by the coding sequence CTTGCCGTAGGTGATGGCGGTCTGGGCTTCTGGGCAGCCTTAAGGGAAGTATTCCCGGAAACAAAAGAGCAGAGATGCTGGGTACATAAAACCCAGAATATATTAGAGAAACTACCCAAGAGTATGCAATCAAAGGTAAAGAGCAGGATTAAAGATATGTATATGGCGGAGAGCAAGGAAAAAGCATTAAAGGCATACCATGAATTTATCAAATTGTATGGAGATAAATATCCTAAAGCTGTAGAATGTTTAAGAAAAGACAAGGATGTTTTGTTTACATTCTATGATTTTCCTGCACCTCACTGGATACATATAAGAACAACCAATCCTATAGAATCAACATTTGCTACAGTAAGGTTGAGAACAAAAAGAACAAAGGGCTGTGGTTCCAGAATAGCAACACTTACCATGGTATTTAAACTTATAAAAGAGGCAGAAAAGAGATGGCACAGGATAAAAAGATATAATCTTATTCATCTTATTATGGAAGGTAAGAGATTTATAAATGGAGAATTATTAAAGGTTGTTTAA